The Rhodothermales bacterium nucleotide sequence TGTTCCTGCTGATCGGTTCGACCGCCTTCGCGCTCGTCTTTCGCGGGCTGTATGGGGATTTCTGGATCGAGGACTTGCTGACGAATCTTCCGGGTGGCGTGATCGGGTTGCTGATCGTGGCGAACCTTACGATTTTCATCCTGGGGTTCTTCATCGACTTCTTCGAGATCGCGTTCATCATCCTCCCGCTGCTCGTCCCGGCGGCGCGCATCCTGGGGATCGATCTGGTCTGGTTCGGGGTGATGATCGGCATGAACCTGCAAACCTCCTTTCTGACGCCGCCCTTCGGGTTTGCACTTTTTTATCTGCGCGGCGTGGCTCCGCCCTCGCTCACCACGACCGACATCTATCGGGGCGCCATCCCCTTCATCGTGCTCCAGCTGATCGGGCTGCTGCTCATCATCCTGTTCCCCGAGCTGGTTACGTGGCTGGTGTAATCAGCTGACGGAGCACGTCCGGGTTCATGCGGTGCTCGCCCTCGAACGGGACGAAGGTGTGGGCTATGCCGTGTCCATCCAGCCAGGCGCGTTCATCCCGGGCGCGTTCCGGCGTGAGGTACGGGTCTCGATCTCCCGCCACGTAGGTGAGGCGCATGCGGTTGAGTTTCGCCGCGTGGCCGTCGAGGTCGGAGGCGATGCGGGACGCCCAGAGGATCAGCCGGTGGCAAGCGAAGCCGGCGGACGTGGCGGCCCAGCGAGACGCCGTGGCGCCGCCCTGGGAGAACCCGAGCACGTGCACCTCTACCGAGGCGGGGTCGAGGCGTTGCCAGATCTCGCCGGCGACGGTTTCCAGATACGCGTTATTGTCCGCGATATCCCGCTCGCGGTCGTCGCGCGTCATCCACGAGGCGCCGACGCGTTTGTACTCGGCGTCGAGGTAAAACCGGGAGAGCGCTTCGGGGGCGACGATCAGCCGGCTGTCGTCGGCGATGGGGCGGAAGTGGCGGATGAAATACTCCGCGAGCTGGCCGTAGCCGTGGAGTACGAACCAGACCTCGCGGAGAGCCGGCGAGGGGGCGCCCAGGGTAAAGAAACGCGCGCTCCGGGAGACGTCGAGGTGGTGGTGATTCATAAACACTCGTCGCGATGCAACCCGAAGACCCGAAGGGTTTCGAAAACCCTTCGGGTCTAACGCGGCGACGCGGATTTCGTGCCGGCCTCAGCGGGCGACGCCGCGGGTCTCGACGTAGTAATTGCGGTCGACTTCGACATCGCCACGCGAAAGGGTGCGCTGGGTCTGCCACGCGGACGTCGGACGCACGGAATAGGTCTGGCCCTCGACGCTGAGCGCGACGGGCATCGCAAAGCCGTCGATGACCTCGGCCCAGCGATACGCCAGCGTGTTACCATCCTCCCATCGGTATTCGAGGGTCGGGATGCGGGTATCGCGGAGGTATTGATCGAAGACCGGCTGGAGGTCGAGGCCGCTCTGGTCGACGATGTAGTGCTCGATCTGCTGTGTGGTGACGGTCTGGTGATAGAAGGTGGCGTTCAGCCCCCGCAGGATCTGGCGCCATTTCTCGTCGTCCCCGATCAGGGTGCGAATCGTGTGCAGCATGTTCGCGCCCTTGTAGTACATGTCGCCGGAGCCGGCGTGGTTGACGCCGTACGTGCCGATGATGGGGCGGTCGTTCTGGATCCGTCCCCGCGTACCGATGACATAGTCGGCGCTGGCCTTTTTGCCGTAGTGGTAGTCGAGGTACAGATTCTCGGAGTAGGCGGTGAACCCCTCGTGCACCCACATGTCGGCCACATCCTTGTAGGTGATGTTGTTGGCGAACCATTCGTGGCCGGATTCGTGGACGATGATGAAATCGAACTTCAACCCCCATCCCGTGCCGCTGAGGTCGTTGCCGAGATAGCCGTTGCCATAGCGATTGCCGTACGTGACGGAGCTCTGGTGTTCCATCCCGAGATAAGGCACCTCGACGAGTTTATACCCGTCTTCATAAAACGGATAGGGGCCGAACCAGTGCTCGAAGGCCTCGATCATGCCCGGCACCTGGGCGAACTGGGTGCGCGCCTTGTCGAGGTTGTCGCGGAGCACGTAGTACTCGAGGCTCAGATCGCCCTTCTCGCCGGGGTAGGTGTCTGACCAGTGCACGTAGTCGCCCACGTTGGCGTTCACGCCGTAGTTGCTGATGGGGTTGTCGACGAACCAGTGGTAGGTCCGGGTGCCGTTTTTAGGGGGATCGACGCTGCGGAGCCGGCCGTTGCTGACGCCCACCAGCGAATCCGGGACGGTCACGCTGATCAGCATGCTATCCGGCTCGTCGTACATGTGGTCCTTGGTGGGCCACCAGATGCTGGCGCCGATGCCCTGACAGGAGGTGGCGACAAACGGGTTGCCGCGGTTATCCGCGCGCCAGGTGAGGCCGCCGTCCCATGGTGGCCGGACGGCTTCCTTCGGTATGCCGCCGAAGCGGATGGCGACCTCGTTCAGGGCGTCCAGTGCCTGGGGTTCCTTGAGGTCGATGTAGTACACGTTGCCGTCGCGCTCGAAGGGCAGGGGGGCGCCGTTCTGGGTGGCGGACTCGATCCGCATGGGCGGCTGGAGGTCGATCTGCATCCGCTGGCCGGGGGCCAGCACGCGGTAGGCGACGGTGTTGGTGCCGGAGACGGTGCGGCCGGCGGGGTCGACGCTGACGTCGAGGTGATAATAGACCAGATCCCACCATGCGCGCTCCGGGGTGATCGAACCCCTGAGCGAGTCTTGCCGGGTGAACTGGGCGTTGGCGTTTGCGACGAAAAGGAGGCACAGCGCGAACGCCATGCGGAGGGAAAAATGCGGCATAGTTTCGGATAAAAATGGAGCCCTGGCCTAGACCCGAAGGGTTTCTAAAACCCTTCGGGTCTTACGCCGGCAGCCGGATTACGTGCCGGGGGGCGGCGCAGATTTCATCTCGATCACGACCGCCGGCACATCCTGGTCGCGCACCAGCTTGTTGAACGCCGGCAAGGCCTGCTCCATCAGCTGCTCGAACCGTTCGAGCTGCTCCTCGATCTGTTGCGTCAACGCGTCGCGGACAGCGACCTGCTGATCGGTGGGGCGGAACTCACCCTGCTCGACCGTGCCGACCACCGCCGCCAGCTTGTTGTTGAGCCGGATCGGGTAATTCAGTGGATCCTGCCCGCTGCGGTTTTTCGTCTGGTACAGCGTTTCTTCGATCGCCTTGAGCTGTTCGAGCAGCGCGTCCCCTGCTTCCTCGATGGCCGCCTCGCCGTCGCTTCCCTTCACACGGTCGCGGATCTCCTCCACCTGTTTCCTGATTTCCCGGATGGACTTGATCGTCTGGTGCGTCTCGGTCAGGGTTTGCTGCGATTCCGCGATATAATCGAACTTGGCCTGGAGGTCTGCCACCGGGGCGGACAGACGCGGGTCGGGCAGGATCTCGAAGGGGACGGTCATCGAGTCGGCGCCGGCGATCAGGCGGGCCTGGTAGCGGCCCGGGACGGCTTTCGGGCCGGTCAGGCTGCCGGCCCACATGATGAGGCCGTCGAATCCCTCGGCATCGGGGTAGCGCATGTTCCAGACGAACTGGTTGGCGCCGGCAGCCGCCGGCACCCGCTCGTTTTCTTCCTTCGCGTCCGACGTGTAAGACCGAATGATCGCCCCGTCCCGGGTCAGGATGCGGAGAGTGACGCCGGCTTCATCCTCCGGCTTCTCCCGAAGGTAATAGCGCAGCATCACCCCGTTCGGGGGATTCGCGCCGGCGTTTTGCGGCGGCCGGCCACCGCCCCCGCCGTTGAGGCGGTAGGTGGGGCGCGGCGCGTACAGCCAGAAATCGGCTTTCGCGACGGTCTCGTTCAGCTGATGCAGCGGCGTCAGGTCGTCGATCACCCAGAACGAACGCCCCTGCGTGGCGACGACGAGGTCGTTTTCGTGCACGATCAGGTCCGTGATCGGGACGATGGGGAGGTTGAGCTGGAACGGTTTCCAGTGCGCGCCATCGTCGAACGACAGGTACATCCCCACCTCGGTGCCGGCGTAGAGCAGGCCGCGCCGCCGCGGGTCGGCGCGGACGACGCGGGTGAAGTGCGCCTCGTCGATGCCGGCGACGATCTTCGTCCAGGTCTTCCCGTAGTCTTTTGTTTTGTAGAGATACGGCCGGAAGTCGCCGTGTTTGTACATGGTGGCGGCGACGTACAAGCCGCCGGGTTCGAAGGGATCGGCTTCCAGGCTGTTGATGAGGATCCATTCGGGCATGATCCGCGCCGGCGGCGTCACGTTCTGCCACGTGGCCCCGCCGTCGCGCGTGACGTGGATCAGCCCGTCGTCCGAGCCGGCCCAGAGCACGCCGGCCTCATGCGGGGATTCCACCGCGGCGAAGACCGTCCCGTAATACTCGACACTCGTGTTGTCCTTCGTGATCGGGCCGCCGGAGGGGCCGAGTGTGCTCGGGTCGTTGCGGGTGAGGTCCGGACTGATCGCTTCCCACGACTGGCCGTCGTTCGTGGTCTTGAAGACCTGATTCGCCGTGGTATACAGGGTGTTCGGGTCGTGGGGCGAGAAAAAGATGGGGAAATTCCACTGGAAACGGAATCGCATGCCCTCGGCGCCATACCCCATCGGGTTGTCCGGCCAGACGTTCACGTCGCGGGATTCGCCGGTCCGGTGGTTGAGGCGTTCGAGGTAGCCCCCGTAGGAGCCGCCGTAGACGATGTCCGGGTCGAGGGGATGCGGGGCGAGGAAGCCGCTTTCGCCGCCGGCCGTGTCTTCCCAGTCGCGCTCGCCGATCGATCCGCCCCGGCTCCGGCTCAGGATGCGCACGGTGGAGTTGTCCTGCTGCGCGCCGTAGATCCGGTAGGGGAAGTGGGTGTCGGTGGTGACGCGGTAGAACTGGGCCGTGGGCTGGTTGTGGTAGGTCGACCAGTTCGCGCCGGCGT carries:
- a CDS encoding glycosyl hydrolase, which encodes MAMRFYLATLFALMLALPAAAQSSNYDEALYSALEYRSIGPFRGGRSAAVTGVAGKPLLFYFGSVGGGVWRTQDGGQSWSNISDGYFGGSIGAVAVSDWDPNVIYAGGGEVTVRGNVSHGHGMWKSTDAGKTWTDAGLKDSYHIPRIRIHPKNPDLVYAAVLGNLYRDTEERGVYRSKDGGATWERILFANAGAGAVDLVMDPTNPRILYASTWNVRRNPYNLSSGGEGSALWKSTDGGDTWSELSSKKGMPEGTLGIIGVAVSPVNPERVWAIVEADEGGVFRSDDGGETWKKINEDRNLRQRAWYYTRIYADTRDEDMVYVLNVQFWRSKDGGATYERIQTPHGDHHDLWIAPEDPSRMVIGDDGGAQVSFDAGANWSTYHNQPTAQFYRVTTDTHFPYRIYGAQQDNSTVRILSRSRGGSIGERDWEDTAGGESGFLAPHPLDPDIVYGGSYGGYLERLNHRTGESRDVNVWPDNPMGYGAEGMRFRFQWNFPIFFSPHDPNTLYTTANQVFKTTNDGQSWEAISPDLTRNDPSTLGPSGGPITKDNTSVEYYGTVFAAVESPHEAGVLWAGSDDGLIHVTRDGGATWQNVTPPARIMPEWILINSLEADPFEPGGLYVAATMYKHGDFRPYLYKTKDYGKTWTKIVAGIDEAHFTRVVRADPRRRGLLYAGTEVGMYLSFDDGAHWKPFQLNLPIVPITDLIVHENDLVVATQGRSFWVIDDLTPLHQLNETVAKADFWLYAPRPTYRLNGGGGGRPPQNAGANPPNGVMLRYYLREKPEDEAGVTLRILTRDGAIIRSYTSDAKEENERVPAAAGANQFVWNMRYPDAEGFDGLIMWAGSLTGPKAVPGRYQARLIAGADSMTVPFEILPDPRLSAPVADLQAKFDYIAESQQTLTETHQTIKSIREIRKQVEEIRDRVKGSDGEAAIEEAGDALLEQLKAIEETLYQTKNRSGQDPLNYPIRLNNKLAAVVGTVEQGEFRPTDQQVAVRDALTQQIEEQLERFEQLMEQALPAFNKLVRDQDVPAVVIEMKSAPPPGT
- a CDS encoding M1 family metallopeptidase yields the protein MPHFSLRMAFALCLLFVANANAQFTRQDSLRGSITPERAWWDLVYYHLDVSVDPAGRTVSGTNTVAYRVLAPGQRMQIDLQPPMRIESATQNGAPLPFERDGNVYYIDLKEPQALDALNEVAIRFGGIPKEAVRPPWDGGLTWRADNRGNPFVATSCQGIGASIWWPTKDHMYDEPDSMLISVTVPDSLVGVSNGRLRSVDPPKNGTRTYHWFVDNPISNYGVNANVGDYVHWSDTYPGEKGDLSLEYYVLRDNLDKARTQFAQVPGMIEAFEHWFGPYPFYEDGYKLVEVPYLGMEHQSSVTYGNRYGNGYLGNDLSGTGWGLKFDFIIVHESGHEWFANNITYKDVADMWVHEGFTAYSENLYLDYHYGKKASADYVIGTRGRIQNDRPIIGTYGVNHAGSGDMYYKGANMLHTIRTLIGDDEKWRQILRGLNATFYHQTVTTQQIEHYIVDQSGLDLQPVFDQYLRDTRIPTLEYRWEDGNTLAYRWAEVIDGFAMPVALSVEGQTYSVRPTSAWQTQRTLSRGDVEVDRNYYVETRGVAR